One Silene latifolia isolate original U9 population chromosome 4, ASM4854445v1, whole genome shotgun sequence DNA segment encodes these proteins:
- the LOC141651771 gene encoding uncharacterized protein LOC141651771, translated as MKGNCVVENDQCDKVPRCDGDWLVVVIFAVLVQKPRQNTAKDVKKDQSTAKPTSSKKVPDRNTKQTRIETETTRGPNDDLECGEEDEADEQNRWEDTSRYPHYNDQDEDYYFDNNEDFFFYFITVILITRLGYCRGLID; from the exons ATGAAAGGCAATTGTGTTGTTGAAAACGATCAATGTG ATAAAGTGCCACGTTGTGATGGTGATTGGCTAGTGGTGGTTATATTTGCGGTTCTTGTGCAA AAACCAAGACAGAATACTGCTAAAGACGTGAAGAAAGATCAATCTACAGCTAAACCAACATCGTCTAAGAAG GTGCCTGATAGAAATACAAAGCAAACACGAATTGAGACGGAGACGACTAGAGGTCCAAATGATGATTTAGAGTGTGGTGAAGAAGATGAAGCCGATGAACAAAATAGATGGGAAGATACATCTAGATATCCACATTATAATGATCAAGATGAAGACTATTACTTTGATAACaatgaagatttttttttttacttcatAACAGTGATTCTAATCACTAGATTAGGGTATTGTAGGGGTTTAATTGACTGA